One segment of Daphnia magna isolate NIES linkage group LG2, ASM2063170v1.1, whole genome shotgun sequence DNA contains the following:
- the LOC116936748 gene encoding GMP synthase [glutamine-hydrolyzing]-like has product MNGDLFHNLQLPMQTPTHKSMGVREQCVESDILALETPAALLLQQGYKAIIISGGPSIRSGCPTIRPSNLYRPSSSAGNLLCMQLINKALGGMVERKDVNEDGQFKNQVETECPLFKGLETRQMV; this is encoded by the exons atgAATGGAGATTTATTCCacaatcttcagcttcccatGCAGACACCCACCCACAAATCTATGgg AGTCAGAGAACAATGTGTGGAATCTGATATTCTAGCCCTCGAAACCCCAGCTGCccttctgcttcaacaaggctataaagcaattataatttcaggag gtcCCAGTATACGCAGCGGATGCCCCACTATACGACCCAGCAATCTTTACCGGCCGTCTTCGAGTGCCGGGAATTTGTTATGCATGCAATTAATCAACAAGGCATTAG GTGGAATGGTGGAGAGAAAAGATGTTAACGAAGATGGGCAATTCAAGAACCAAGTAGAAACGGAGTGCCCATTGTTTAAAGGCTTAGAGACTCGGCAAATGGTATAA
- the LOC123470076 gene encoding E3 SUMO-protein ligase ZBED1-like has product MHNSRKNQLDVGLTRVVSEGNLSLNILANKTVREWIEMAVPGYHLPSVYVMRNSLIPQRYEQIKEYIKKKLSSCTALSIILDIWSCKSMVGYIGYTCSGVLKTYEPFKCFLSIRQVKGKHTGEAILNEYEDVIQEWDIPISKIELKLVCLKSYFFSNIIQS; this is encoded by the exons ATGCataattcaagaaaaaaccAGTTAGACGTAGGGCTCACTCGAGTTGTAAGCGAAGGGAATCTTTCTCTTAACATCTTAGCAAACAAAACTGTTCGTGAATGGATTGAG ATGGCAGTTCCTGGTTACCATTTGCCCTCGGTTTATGTAATGAGAAACTCACTCATACCACAAAGATATGAACAAATTAAGGAATACATCAAGAAGAAACTGTCATCCTGCACGGCTTTATCTATAATACTAGATATTTGGTCATGTAAGAGTATGGTCGGTTACATTGGCTATACTTGTTCTGGAGTATTGAAAACATATGAGCCGTTCAAGTGCTTCTTATCAATTAGACAAGTCAAAGGGAAACATACTGGTGAAGCAATTCTTAATGAATATGAAGATGTCATACAGGAGTGGGATATTCCAATTTCAAAG ATCGAACTAAAGCTGGTTTGTTTGAAAAGTTACTTTTTCTCAAACATAATTCAAAGTTGA
- the LOC116915767 gene encoding activated CDC42 kinase 1 produces the protein MSVGSSSNNAELELLHQLLQDVELSQFSTRIIEELQISRVSHFDYVTTEDLMSIGMGKPAARRLLDTVKKRKGTLKKKLIQTFINQSANKDAKASLGKVPEAHHQQNSSSLTCLIKESELKIGTQLGDGSFGIVHKGEWNRADGVTIPVAVKVLKEDLVQHQAVYDDFVREVEAMHSLQHPCLIRLHGVVLSHPLMMVTELAPLGSLLDYLHKECSHTSICTLWQFASQVASGMASLESRRLLHRDLACRNIFLTSKTQAKIGDFGLLRPLPPGSDCYIMTEQRRVPFPWCAPESLKLRQFSLATDVWMFGITLWEMYTFGEEPWAGLSGHEILNRTDKKGERLIDPPAAPEVICNLMHRCWSANPADRPRFSEIVVELTSQSPVTVRCRGEDRQEPQWDVPVGATKLEVVDGDIIAVIDGRPDFFWWTGQNQRTSEIGIFPRCWTEPLRRRNGDDISVPLRHSFIHTGHGSSIGPSWGSPATIDEVYLRNPMEPMDILKMKDPTSSLESPRRVIGAVKTKTQFNYFRLNDDLVEPQDGASSPVANPKVKQPTSSTSHEEPLLIDLSPDTPVSSSAAVQTPQPFYQQLTEPLVALPDQNRLYANYPSLVPSGTPATAIDSVHSSSHYYSEVPEEPLTPTFTTPPCINTSPAQPIVTEEFKRKRDEAFDWLGQALGEMTLSKSVGSNPRNYQCVSPVSGQQPKPSAQRVYGFEDNFSVSMEPAIQTATVTSTSSQNGYHRIQQLQRQMQEQSKATRQPIYPKPGIWTDESSLLYSPSCPSTQQIYALPGPSRMSAVQTAHVRPFMVAINPSVLHVEDGHTSSLLNQVEISTPWASEAEIKQALVIHNGNVSEAIRFLQVEKLYRLGLCSKAVCVKALEATSWDLEKAASSLLDVV, from the exons atgagcGTTGGGTCCTCCAGTAATAATGCGGAACTCGAGCTCCTTCATCAACTACTTCAAGATGTTGAACTGTCACAATTTTCTACAAGAATTATTGAAGAGTTGCAG ATTTCACGGGTATCCCATTTTGACTATGTCACAACAGAAGACCTAATGAGCATTGGTATGGGAAAACCAGCTGCCAGGAGACTTTTAGATACtgtcaagaaaagaaaagggacattaaaaaaaaaacttatacaaacttttataAACCAAAGTGCTAACAAAGATGCAAAAGCAAGTCTTGGAAAAGTGCCTGAAGCCCACCATCAACAGAATTCTAGTAGTCTGACTTGTCTAATAAAAGAAAGT GAATTGAAAATTGGCACGCAACTTGGTGATGGTTCTTTTGGGATTGTTCATAAAGGAGAATGGAACCGGGCAGATGGTGTGACCATACCTGTTGCAGTAAAAGTACTTAAAGAAGATCTAGTGCAGCATCAGGCTGTATATGATGATTTTGTAAGAGAAGTTGAAGCAATGCACTCCTTGCAGCATCCTTGCCTAATAAg ATTGCATGGTGTTGTTTTGTCACATCCTTTGATGATGGTAACAGAGCTAGCACCATTGGGAAGTTTACTTGACTACTTACACAAGGAGTGCTCTCACACTTCTATTTGCACCCTGTGGCAATTTGCATCCCAG GTTGCATCTGGTATGGCATCCCTAGAATCTCGTAGACTTCTCCATCGAGATTTGGCCTGTCGTAATATTTTCCTTACTTCTAAAACACAG GCCAAAATAGGGGATTTTGGTCTCCTGCGACCATTACCTCCCGGATCGGACTG CTACATTATGACTGAACAGAGAAGGGTGCCATTCCCTTGGTGTGCCCCCGAATCTTTAAAGCTAAGACAATTTAGTCTTGCAACTG ATGTCTGGATGTTTGGTATTACACTGTGGGAAATGTACACGTTTGGCGAAGAACCGTGGGCTGGTTTAAGCGGACACGAGATACTCAACAGA ACTGATAAAAAAGGTGAAAGATTGATAGATCCTCCTGCAGCTCCTGAAGTAATCTGCAATTTGATGCATCGTTGCTGGTCCGCAAATCCCGCGGATCGTCCGCGTTTCAGTGAAATTGTGGTCGAATTAACTTCTCAATCTCCAGTAACTGTCCGGTGCAGAGGGGAAGACAGGCAAGAACCTCAGTGGGACGTTCCGGTGGGTGCTACAAAACTGGAAGTTGTCGATGGAGATATTATCGCTGTCATTGATGGCCG ACCGGATTTCTTTTGGTGGACTGGACAAAATCAGCGTACATCTGAAATTGGAATATTCCCGAGATGTTGGACTGAACCATTGCGGAGGCGGAACGGCGATGACATAAGCGTACCTTTAAGACATTCCTTCATCCATACTG GTCATGGAAGCTCAATTGGCCCGTCGTGGGGTAGTCCGGCAACAATCGATGAAGTTTACTTAAGAAATCCGATGGAGCCAATGGACATACTTAAAATGAAAGATCCAACGTCATCTTTAGAATCTCCACGTCGTGTAATTGGGgccgtaaaaacaaaaacccagTTCAATTATTTTCGATTGAATGACGATTTGGTCGAGCCACAAGATGGCGCTTCAAGTCCGGTTGCAAATCCCAAAGTAAAACAGCCAACGTCTTCCACATCTCACGAAGAGCCTTTGTTGATTGATCTCTCTCCAGACACTCCTGTTTCGTCATCGGCAGCTGTCCAAACTCCGCAACCTTTCTACCAACAGCTGACTGAACCTTTGGTAGCTCTTCCTGATCAAAATCGATTGTACGCTAATTATCCCTCACTTGTACCATCTGGTACACCAGCTACGGCAATCGATTCAGTGCATAGTAGTTCGCATTATTATTCCGAAGTGCCTGAAGAGCCTCTCACTCCGACCTTTACTACTCCACCCTGTATAAACACATCGCCTGCCCAACCCATCGTGACAGAGGAATttaagagaaagagagacgaAGCATTTGATTGGTTGGGCCAGGCATTGGGTGAAATGACACTGAGCAAATCGGTTGGAAGCAACCCGCGAAATTACCAATGTGTCTCACCCGTTTCCGGGCAACAACCTAAACCTTCAGCTCAGCGTGTCTATGGTTTCGAAGACAATTTTTCCGTGTCTATGGAGCCTGCCATTCAGACGGCGACGGTGACTAGTACGTCATCACAAAATGGCTACCATCGTATCCAACAGCTCCAGCGTCAGATGCAAGAGCAGAGTAAGGCAACACGACAGCCCATTTATCCCAAGCCGGGCATTTGGACAGATGAATCTTCCTTGTTGTACTCTCCTTCATGTCCGTCGACACAGCAGATTTATGCGCTTCCAGGCCCAAGTAGGATGTCTGCCGTCCAGACGGCTCATGTACGTCCTTTCATGGTGGCCATCAACCCGTCTGTGCTACATGTCGAAGATGGACACACCTCTTCCCTTTTGAATCAAGTGGAAATTTCTACGCCTTGGGCTAGTGAAGCGGAAATCAAACAAGCTTTGGTCATCCATAATGGCAATGTATCCGAAGCCATTCGTTTTCTCCAGGTGGAAAAACTCTACCG TCTGGGATTGTGCTCCAAGGCCGTATGTGTCAAGGCATTGGAGGCCACAAGTTGGGATTTGGAAAAGGCGGCTTCCAGTTTACTGGACGttgtttaa
- the LOC116915769 gene encoding ski oncogene, which translates to MMSSPSLTATGGASVAASAPSVAAYPSPHLKQVLRSYQSAASSSLSGPNGILTGPEHTDASSGLVYYAYPSLPLPVVGTSAKSSLVDVTCSGPKIRIKSEPIDEKLSAVETSIGWPARGPQTEYDEFKVLKLKRPAYYATVKDKGAVDLSSGRDPVAAAASVQTATKPLLSPSPPQQQQQPTTTAATLPQPVPQQLLPSFPILSAADRGWSHAERNETQLEGQAIACFNVGGEPRLCLPQILNSVLQQFYVMQIHAACDELQINYSSCTAEQLDSLKASPAILPRSAASCGLITKTDAQRLCSALLRRGINETGAGTALEPQRQQQQSASSSHPSRPCDVSAKDTIVKTEPETREEQDGGSSRCSTTGSSSNNNNNNKGRSGWFRVYHQCFGKCEGLCKPELYTSPNAVCIDCADCNLTLSPADFVSHAHRSVENRTCHWGFDSTNWRAYLLLARRQQQPQPSNDVLLHQLEEFKNRFFSSSTPAKTVKRKLQTAEEPIKMSKVYLAATTTAADIMVENQHPPKRYKEHGGRQSPSAATPYDPAGYHHHHHQLYNAVIYNNNSSGAGGSSAYGLRESPPPLQETSSRIPHDKAGQPNVALLAPPRLHFNCAPPHAYADPLPSVGNPEIELSSTDTEDSESIPSHNGDEKQVWELPANLAQEVSSVEELLTKGGCDSANSRLVLQAFRRLCFRLNWAQEQKQQYPTNGVLKLRTDLTECDDSSTKYKST; encoded by the exons ATGATGTCGTCGCCGTCTCTGACTGCCACGGGAGGCGCTTCGGTCGCAGCCTCTGCACCATCGGTCGCGGCCTATCCCAGTCCTCACCTGAAGCAAGTTCTTCGTTCATACCAATCGGCCGCCTCTAGCTCACTATCGGGACCCAATGGAATCCTGACCGGGCCGGAACATACCGATGCCAGTTCAGGCCTGGTTTATTATGCATACCCCAGTCTACCTCTGCCTGTAGTGGGTACGTCAGCCAAATCGTCCTTGGTCGATGTCACGTGCAGTGGACCCAAAATTCGAATCAAGAGCGAGCCCATTGACGAAAAGTTATCAGCCGTCGAGACGTCTATCGGCTGGCCAGCACGCGGCCCACAAACAGAGTACGACGAGTTCAAAGTGCTGAAACTAAAACGGCCGGCCTATTACGCCACCGTCAAGGACAAGGGTGCCGTTGATTTGTCTTCGGGCCGCGATCCAGTCGCTGCCGCTGCTTCAGTCCAAACCGCAACCAAACCGCTGCTATCGCCGTCACCgccacagcagcagcagcagccgaccacaacagcagcaacactACCACAGCCAGTACCGCAGCAGCTACTGCCATCGTTCCCTATTTTGAGCGCAGCGGATCGAGGCTGGAGTCACGCTGAACGAAATGAGACGCAGCTGGAGGGCCAAGCGATCGCTTGTTTCAATGTTGGTGGTGAGCCGCGCCTATGCCTGCCCCAGATCCTCAATTCGGTTCTTCAACAGTTTTACGTCATGCAAATCCATGCTGCTTGCGATGAATTGCAGATCAATTACTCTTCGTGCACGGCCGAACAGCTGGACAGCCTCAAGGCATCTCCAGCCATTTTGCCACGATCAGCCGCCAGCTGCGGACTCATTACGAAAACCGACGCCCAGAGGCTATGCAGCGCCTTGCTGCGTCGCGGAATAAACGAAACAGGCGCCGGAACCGCTCTCGAACCGCAACGTCAACAACAGCAGTCGGCTTCTTCGTCTCATCCTTCGAGGCCTTGTGACGTATCTGCCAAGGATACTATCGTCAAAACAGAGCCGGAAACTCGTGAGGAACAAGATGGTGGTAGTTCCCGGTGTAGTACTACGGGCAGTAGTagtaacaataacaacaacaacaaaggcCGTAGCGGTTGGTTCCGCGTTTATCACCAATGTTTCGGCAAGTGCGAAGGTCTGTGCAAACCGGAACTGTACACGTCACCCAACGCGGTGTGCATCGATTGCGCCGACTGCAATTTGACTCTGAGTCCCGCCGATTTTGTAAGTCACGCCCATCGTTCAGTGGAAAATCGTACATGCCATTGGGGTTTCGATTCGACCAACTGGCGGGCCTACCTCCTCCTAGCCCGTCGTCAACAACAGCCGCAGCCATCCAACGATGTCCTGCTCCATCAGCTGGAAGAGTTcaagaatcgattcttttctTCATCGACTCCAGCAAAGACCGTTAAGAGGAAACTTCAG ACGGCGGAGGAGCCCATCAAAATGAGTAAAGTCTATTTGGCGGCAACAACGACAGCAGCAGACATAATGGTTGAGAACCAGCACCCTCCGAAGAGGTACAAAGAACATGGCGGTCGCCAATCGCCGTCTGCCGCCACGCCCTACGATCCGGCCGGGTAccatcaccaccaccaccaactGTATAACGCAGTTatctacaacaacaacagtagCGGTGCTGGTGGCAGTAGTGCCTATGGATTACGCGAGTCTCCTCCTCCTCTACAAGAAACGTCGTCGCGAATCCCGCACGACAAGGCTGGTCAGCCCAATGTGGCTCTACTAGCTCCGCCCCGTCTGCATTTCAACTGTGCTCCACCTCACGCCTACGCCGATCCATTGCCGTCGGTCGGCAACCCCGAGATTGAACTGAGCAGCACCGACACAGAAGACTCTGAATCGATACCGTCTCACAACGGAG ATGAGAAGCAAGTGTGGGAGCTACCAGCTAATCTGGCTCAAGAAGTCAGCTCAGTTGAGGAGCTTCTCACAAAGGGAGGATGTGATTCGGCCAACAGCCGGTTAGTACTTCAG gCATTTCGCCGTTTGTGCTTCCGTCTGAATTGGGCCCAAGAACAGAAGCAGCAATATCCAACCAATGGTGTCCTCAAG TTGAGGACTGATTTGACGGAATGCGATGATAGCAGCACCAAGTACAAATCTACttag